The DNA sequence TTGTGCAACATCAGCAAAATTTCTAGTGTTGTCATTGTGTGAGAACGAGTTTTATAGGGTTCCAAGAATCGGGTAATGTCCTAATGACAACTTGAACCTGATGCTCATCAGTGAGAATGGTCCCAGCATCTTTCAGCTTTCGAATCATGTCTTTCACCACCCTAAGGTGTTCAGGCATAATGTGCTTAGGATCCATCTTATACATCTCAAATTTCAAGGTCACACCCCTTAACCTTGCAGTAGATGTACCTCCGAAGTCAACGTTCAGCTGGTCCCATATGGACTTAGTTGTGGTGTGTTTCTCATAATCACCAATCAACTCATCATGCATAGCACTTAACATAATAAAACGCGTACTATGATCTTTATTTACCCACTAATTATAGGTTTCCATATCACAACGGTGCTGAGCTGTAGTACCCTTAGCGGGTTAGGTCAAATACTCAAGATAGTTCTACTCATTGAGCAAATATTGAATTTTTCGATGCCTGTCATAGTTGGGTCTAGTCAATTTGTCACCCTTGGTGAGGTCAGCAACAACATAATTAGTGATCATATCACTACATACAAAAATATACAAGGTAAACATTAGGTAGACTTTAAGAATTTGTTccagaaaccctaattaaaattaatggtaCCTTACAACACACGATGAAACCAAAAATTTCGCTAGGCACATAATCAAAACTCACATGTGTGGGTCAGGGACATAAAATTTGAAACGATTTCAaacaaatataaggagaatTAGGTATCTCCAATCTACAAAATTGCACCATACAAACGGATGCGCATGGGTCCCACATAGGAACTTGATTGGTACTTAAAGTGGCATGTCGAGGTAGTATAAGTGCGAGGCGCTTACCCTTTAcaaggattttcaaaaattaattatattGTCCCAAGAAATAATTacatcctttaaaaaaatcctACTACATCAATCTACTGAGTAGGGAGTGCCACACTTTGCATTATACACGAAGACTATCTCTAACGTACATACATGAATATGCCCACtttaattaaatatcaatcaTGATCtccaacccagaaaaaaaaaaaaatatctatggGTCAATAGGTGGAGATCGACCACGCATGAGTGAGTCTCAAGTCAAAACCGCCATAGGAGGGTATGATGATTTGTCAATACATACACATATACATGCTAAAACACATTTCAAGGCAATAATATGTCTAGCCTAATAACGTGAATGTCGCATGTTCAAGTCATACCAATAAATCCAATATTATAAAGCAAACAACATAAACATGCATCATCATATCAACTTCAAGTAAATCATATAAAATAGCCTCCCATTTGACCTAAGTTATTGAGGGCAAAACATAATTTTAGGTAGGGTTacacaaacccaaaccctaaatcagaTTATAAAAATAAACCCTTAGGTATAGTTCAACAAATGAACTCTTAATCACAATcaggtttaaaattttcatgactTATGAGTTCCAATTTATTAAAGCAAGTAACATTAAAACATGATTCATATGATGATCattattacaaaataaaatatatcactATAGCCATCCATATCATAACATATGCCATAATGATAAAATCCATCATATAAACTCAACCCACCAAATATGAATTAAATCATAATTCAAAAAGTTAGGTCGAATCGGTTTCGGCCTGGTCAGACACAATCTGATCAAGGAAAAACAACTGATCGACCCTCACAGGGAGCAAGACGATCAAAACTTGGGTTAAAAGGACATGACCGCTGGTTACTGCAATGCATTCTAAGTATTTAATGGAGAGTGATATGTTAAATTAATATTATTCAACGTTCACATTCAAGTGTCATCATGACacttaaaaaactaaaaaaaaatcaaaccattattTCACCTTATAAAATAAAGCTTTTGAGAAAGAAGCTTAAACCCCCTTTTTTCACCCTGCACTAAAGCACTGGCTTTCAACGGAAAACCGAACCGAGTGAAAGCCGATGCAGTTGCTCTGTGCTCATATGAAGGGAGGTAGCCCAAGCCGAGCCGATTTGATACGGCACAATCAAGGGAGGCAAGGCCAGTGCCATGAACAGCCGCAACGGCaaggagtcttttttttttatgtgggaAAAAATGGCAATGATGCACAGCTATTACGTGATGACGCACAAAGCAACGATAAACCTCGGCTCTAATGTCAATGTTAAATAGAAAGTAAACGGGTATAGGGGAATACCTCAGTATAGCTTTTCTTGCAGCGGAATGGATCGGATTGCATCATGCGTCAATTTGCATGAACAGCGATGAACGAAAGGTTGCGACGATTTCGTTAGGTAATATTCTACCGGGTGTACAAAAATTCGTCCCTGAAATATTGTAACTATGATGACagcgagttttttttttttttttttttccccttaaatgTAATTAAAGTGGAGAAAGCTCCTAATGTCAGAAATACGGAGGAATGCAAAAGAGAATGACTTCGTTCGTGCAAATTCTTGTAAGAATTATAGGTGAgatattgattttcttttgcCTGTATTATTAGTTGAAGATGAATTTGAACTTAGGTTTATATTACTCAAAGCttttcttattatgtttttgatATTTTATGTGTGTAATGAaactcaaaaatatatatatatatatatatagatcagaaaaataattatataaaaaaataataaacaaagaatgagagaacACCAGTAACCTACTCTTTCACCGTTAACATGGCCATCAATGAAATTGGAATTCATGAGTAGTGCCATAAGCAAAGTTGCTTCTATTGGTGTATGACTATATGACAAACGCCAGCCTAGattattctcaaaatttatttaatatgaTATTCAATGCGAGGGTGAAGATGATGCAACATTTAATGCACTTTTTATGTAAAATAACAGTATTTATCGTCCTTGGGAAAAAAACACTTTATTAtactaaaaggataaaaaagtaaggttacacATCTTTTGAATTTTGCCACCCCCTAATGTCAAATGTCAAGAAGGAAATCCTAATTataatatgggaaaaaaaactTTGCTTGATCATGTGGCCCTCGCAAAAGATACGGCCCACTGAAATGGACATCGTTGTTGCTTGCTTTGCCTGGTCAAGGTTCGTCCCCTCTGATTGGAATGGAATCTCCTAATTGAGTGGTCTAAACTCTCGGTAACTGGCTAGATCTTTAGAAGCTATTTCGGAATTGAGATAGACTGGAAGTTCAAGGCTCAGACTTGCGCCCCATCCGGAATGGAATTGANGAATaaaaatcattcaactttcattgaaagtagtGCAAAACATTAAACATCGTTATGTTAGTGGCACCAAGGAAATAAGAAGAGTCCAACTAAGAACCACACGTTTCTTAAGATGAAGATCCATTGCTAACTTGACTGCCCCTTAGTGTTAACGAAATGCCACTACTAACAGGCTACATaactcatatgattatgacaaaaTAAACTTTCTTTTATAACCTTAACTCGTTCTTTCAATGGAACTCAAGTTACTTTCTTCCTGatgataattttatttttgctattaaaaaaataaaaaatagacagAGATGTGCTAGCTTACCCTAGCCAGCCGGAGAACCTGTTCCTTTAATTTTAATGCCTATGGTGGTTGGCTGTTGGCCACGTCCATTTCATCCTTGTCACATTAGAAGGTCTAGAACTCAGCCTCTCTATCAtgactcagagagagagagagagagagagagagacttacaagGAACTCGTCCGAGACCCTAATCCCACTACATCCCTCTATATGCTTTTGTTATATATATCATTCTATAAGTCCTAATCCTATATTGgaaagcttttatatttggattctttctctttctcgctCGCTTGCTTGCTCTGTGGATTTTGAATAACTCAGATTGTTTGATGGACTGTTGTGTACCCTACAGAAGAATCCCCATTAACGGAGCTTTACCCTCTGCGGTAAAGTCTGAATGGGATTTCAAGGTTTTATCGAGGTTCTCTTCTTCGGACATTTCTCGCAATCTCAGCGTTTCTTCTCAGGTTTTTCTTGCTACCCTTTTGATCTAGTCTCTGTTTTGAAAATGGAATCCATTATTTAGTCTCGTATTAATGAGATCTTTTGTTTTTATGTTCTAATAGAGAAGGGTTAAATTGGGTTTTGGAGGACGGATTGGGGATTGGAATGATAGGAGATCGATTCGAAAAGTGTCGATCTCGGCTGCAAGTGCGGAATCAAGTCACTGTGGATATAAAACTGTAGTTTGGCCCCTTGAGCCAAGGTCGTCTGCTGGGAAATTCCTCAGCATTGTATTGCAGAACCAGCGCTTCCTTTTCGATCTTGCTGTGACCGAGCAGTTGAATGAGTCAGCTTTCGACAGGGATGGAGCCATCTCCCGCAAGCAACACAGTGAGGGTTCTCCAGAATCCTGTCTTCACAGGTAACTcccatccctttttttttcttctgcacTTCAATCATTCAATAGTTTTATGTTCGTTTCGATGGTTTCTCTTTTAGTTTACCAGTTTGCTCTGCTTTTCACCTAAAACCCAACAACCCAACTGTTCTCATGTGGGTTTCCTTTTAGCGATATCTGATGGGCTAAATGGAAAAGCAAAACCCTATATCAATTTCCTTTGTCCTCTGATTTTCAAACCCATCTTCAACTGGACAATCTAGAAAGATTCGTTCGTATGGGCCAGACAGTtgatcaacttttttttttttttcctggtcgAATTTTTCAGTTTGTTTATCAAGTTAGATTATTTTGTACAGGCATGCTAGTTATTTAACTTGTAATTTATTCTGGATTGTACTAATTGATTAAGGCTCTATTTGGTAtggtttatttttctatttacttgacgtatttctatttttttcatgtGTTTAAATAACAAGTCATAAACGGACGAGGAACTGTTTTTGATTTGTGGTCaacaattgtttatttatttttagggaaaataGTTTCTGTTGGGGAGCATAGCGCCTACACCCAGACCACAAGAGGGGTGAAAAGACTGACCCACCCCAAGAAATGCGAAATGACCTCCCTGTCAGATGCTTCCCTGCTCACTCCCATTGTCCCCTGAGCGTGCACCAAATAAAATTGaacatttttataattttatcctCATTTGATCACCAAATATGCACTTGTTCATTATCGTAAACCATCCCCCCATCCCAAACCTCAACCCCTCCACTGCTCTCGTCAACTACCTGACACCAAACCTAGGGTTTCATTCGTATCTTGAAACATAGTTTCAGATGTTTGGGCAAGGAGCTATAACTCGATTCGAGTCTCCAACGGAGGTCATCCGACACATTACTATCATCAAACAGGTGCACAGTTGTAgaccgatccaaacccatctgggtatccaaacAGAGATGAACCGGACCCATATTTGAGTcttgggtctagtaggatttttaggaagatttatttatttggaagtAATTTATTTAGGTTTTTATGTCATGTCTTTTATTTCCAAAGTGGTAGGATACGTATGACATAATTAGAGTCGGTTTAGACTTTTTTCTTTAGGATTCTtgttagtcttttatttttcctatttatatgcttgtaaccAATGTATTGGACAGAATAGAAGATGAACTGAGTTTTGTTTGAGTGTGAGCCTACGGGCTTGGCAGCCCCTTGGCTGTGTGCTTATGCAAGCTTcctttcccccctcccctcccctcccattTCTTGTGTGATTCCTCTCCCTCCCCTATGACTCTTGAGTTCATCTCAAggattcttttcctttccctaccggccctccaccAAGCTTCCCTAATCTCACATTCCATGACCAATTTCCGGCCTTTCAtattctccaaatgaagaattTCACCCAATGCCTTGGCAAGCATAGGCAATCcttcacttttttgaaaatctcaCTCTCCAAGTGCTTCATGAACAGagcattgttttttatttgttccttaaaaccttgatttccacaACTACCGAGCATGTTATTGTTTTGCACAAGAGCCAACAAGCATCCATTTTCAGAGGCTGCAAGAAATAGGGAAATGAAGTGCTCGATTGCACTGCAACCTTTTTGTTTCAAGTTGTGACCAAAACTCGGCTTCCCCGGAGCCAAGTTTGCTGGAGGGGAAGCCTTCAACTGTTTTATCATCTCAATGTCCAGAAACCTCACATCTTCTAAAATAAGTAGAGATCTGTTTTCCCCCACAAATTTTTGAAGAAGTCTTACAAGTTGTAAGGGATCATCTCCCCATAGATTGGTAGGTCCCAATAGATTGGCAAACATCAAGAGCACTTTTGCATTTCATCCCAAATCTTCATGACCAGACACTACAACCcacattttgattttaaaaagcTCCCTTACCTTATCATCACTGGTGACAAGTTCCACTGGGGTAGACTTCCCAATTACCCATGGACCAACAATCAAAATCACTGGTAGACCATGCTGTTACTGTTGATGATCCATCTGACACAATTAGGGGGAAAAtgaatatagatggattttATCTCAGAAATCACCACCGTTGTCATCACAATTGGATGCCAACTTGTTGgtgaactttttcttttttgttagtttcttcttttctttacaaACACATATTGACAATGTTGTGTTCCATTGTCCTATTGGGTGTTCTACACCATATCTTGTAGCACAGATCACAGGAGGAACCTCCACTAAGTCAGGTTAgaccatcttctctgcctctgctatctcccctcctcttctatcccatctcctttgcaggtacaCCCTCTCTAAACCCATTAATATAATCTGCTGAGTTGTTGGTGGAGGGCCAGTTAGAGGAAAGAGGGAAGTCTGAGAAGAAACTCAGAGTTGTGTAGGTAACATGGACCTCCGCCCGGGATCGCGatatgtaatccttcatattgtcatcattgccggggggtgacaaaagtCAGTGTCTACAAGTTGTAGGGGAGAGAGGAAACACATaagaagaagttttttttttttggtgggggggtgttggggttggggtgggaGGTCACACGCCGCACAGGCTCGCACATACACATTCAActtcaattcattctcaaatctGAAGACTATATCGTGTTTACATAGTGTAAAAGAAGTCAACACACTCCTGTTCTAACTCTAAAACTAGAATATGATGGAACTCTAGTACGAGCTAGCCTATTCAAAGTAAAACAAAAGACTAGAAgataaatccaaataaataaatagattacCAATCCTCCTAGAATAAAGACCAAAACTGTGCTTGGATCTCAATCTGGGTTCTCAAACAGGTTCAACCCAGTCCAAAGAAGTGTTCCTGCATCAGTTGTCCAGCCTCTACCCATTACCACGTTCTTATTATTGAAATCTTCTTGAACCTGAGAAAAGGACCTCTACATGTGAACCCCACTTAAGCTGGCCCTTGACTCAACCATCTCATTCAACAATAGCTTCTTCCTCGGAACAGGCTCCGGCCTCAGCTTTGGGCGCTATAGGACCTCACTTTGGCCTTGAGCGACTGCGTGATCAGCATGTAGATGGTGAAGTTGGAGTAAACCTTGAAGTTTTCTGCGTACATGCTCTTTGCTGGTGTTACATGTGCATTTGATCTTCCCAAATATGCAAAAAATGAGGGTGCTCTGTGCCGTGAAAACCTACACTGATCTCCCGTCAGCCCCAATCGAAATCTTGGTAGTTCCAGCTCTTGAGGATGGAGAGTTGACCAGGACTTTGGCATGAAAGAGGTGATGATATTGTTTGAGAAAAATGGGTCTTCACTGGAATCCCATATTGATGCCTTAATTCTATAGGATCTTGATCGTGGCTTGCACGTATCGGGTACTCTGTTGTCATGTGGATAATAATAGTCATTCTAAAAATGTTTGGATTTAGGTGCTTAAGtattattttgttaaatttaTTTGGAATTAAGAACTTTGGTGTTTTTGAAATAACTTGAAGTTTATTGAAAAACTATTGTAGGTTCATTGATACTTTCTAAAGTGAAGTTTTATATAGTTTCTTTATACTCTAGTGGTGGTGGTTTCGTGCGATCTTTGGTACAGATTTTGGGATAGTTAAGAGATGTCTCTGAAACTGTTTTTGAACCAGTCCTATAATGGTCTTGAGTggtaaattatttattttttggttgaaatgTGGTAAATTGGTTAAAAACAGGTACAAATGCAACTAGGAGATAAGTTAAAATTTATATTAGTTGCTAAACAAAGAATGTGGTATTGTTTCAACCAAAAACagaaattcctctttttttttttttttattaactgaTTTGAAATGGCAATTAGAGGAGAAGAAAAGTCGACCTCCAACACAGCAAAGATGAAAGGTTAGAACATTTTGTTTGAGGATTAACTTAGATCCTTTGTGTTGTGGCAATCATTAGCAATGCCACTCAGCTACCTCATGCTGTTATTTTCCGTTTTAGATGGTGATCTATGCCTCCTAATAAAACATAACTAGACGTACTCTGCAAAAATTTTGTATGAGCGGTTGTAAGCATAGGTTTCTTCACTCTGGAAATAATTGGAACTAAGTCTTTCAGATGCATACTGTGTGTAGATGTCTTGAACTTATACAATGTAGCTGTCTGGCTGGAACTTCAATTCATTGTGACCCATTATGCAAGATTTTTTTAACTTACTGCTGAATTTTTGTGCCGTAATATCTTTTGATAATGATTCAGAGCTGTCTAATCTTCTGTATCTTATTTCTCCCAAGTAAAGCTGGCTGAGTTATATTGGTGCACTAATGTTATTATTTTGGACACCAGGAGGATTGCTGAACTGAAAGAGCAGGAGTGCCAAATTGTTGTTGAAGATGTCATGTACATGCTTATTGTTAAAAAATTCTCTGAGATCCAAGTCACTATGGTTCCAAGGCTCTCTAGATGCATCCGTCATGGGAGAGTAGAGGGATGGTCATCAAAGGAGAAGGAACTCGAGTCCATTCACAGTGTTGAAGTCCTGAAGATGGTAAGGGAACATGTTGCCACCATCCTTGGTTGGAGAGGGACATCCAGTGAGACTCAAAGTAGGATTGGTAGGACAACCACCCAATTGCGAAGGCTGAAGCTTGGCCAAATCTATGCTGCGTCCGTTATGTATGGATATTTCCTGAAGTCAGCGTGCTTGAGACACAACCTGGATCAGCGTCTAGCTCTGACCAACCATGACCCTCCTCATGGGCATGGGATACAAGTTCCACTTGCAGAGTTCCACGGCCATGGATTAGAGAACCTTAATGATCTCAGCGACGACTCAACTGATACCTGGGCCACCTTATTGTGTCAAGTGTCAGGGAAGCAGGAGAAGCTTAGAAGTTATGTCATGGGGTTTGACCCTGAGATGTTGCAGAGATgtgcaaaaataaaatctcagGAGGCAGTGAATATAATCGAGAAGCACAGCTGGGCGCTGTTTGGGGATGAGATGGGTGCCCTTGAGAGTGATGATCAGATGATAGACATCACCTTTGATAGCATCAAGAGGTTAGTGTTGGAAGCCGTCACTTTTGGTTCCTTCCTCTGGGATGTGGAAGGATATGTTGACAGTTTGTATAGGCTCAAGGAGAACAGTTCATAGAATTAGGAACTGAGGTGGTGCTTGTAGGTGGCTGGAATTCCCAAATATAATATTGAAATAAATTTCTTGAGCTGCTTACTTCAAGGTGCCTCTCACCCAACTTACAGTCAATGTATATACAGAGCAATGCCACTAAAATTTAGTGAGGAACCACTTGGATGCCTTTACTGCCCCTTTATGATAATTTTGTTCAAGTGATGAATCTGTATTTGCTTAGGGTTGTAGTAAAGTACATCCAAATATAAATTTTGTTTGGAAAATCTGCCTCAGGAAAACCTTTATTAGATGGCTATTGGCAGCAAGTAATCTATTCTCCTTGAGTTGATATTAGCTGTCTCTTTGTGGTcctttggttttttgtttttttgggtagcAGTGGTCCTTTGGTTCAGCATTATCCAGACCAAGGTATGGTGaaaacttttttctttctctaacaTCTACCACAAAGATTATAAAGTAGTGGATCAGAAAGTCCATGAAAGAAAAAAGTCTGATCCAGGACAATATCGCTATTGATTTAGGGCAAACTTTTACAAAGGACTTCAAATTGGGGAGAGGTACAATTTGCTCTAAAATTTACTCATTTATTAAACATGTGTTATCGTTAGGCAATAGGTTTTATGCTGGTCATGAATGATACATGGTCATGGACACAATCGTTGGATAGGAGATGAGTCTATGGTGCACCCCTTCACCCCCTTCTATCAGCTATGTGCAGAATCGTGCACGACTGTACATAATTTTCAAatatggagaattttttttcaaatataggGGAAACAATCCTGCTGGCCTGGAGCAGGAAATGCCCAGACATAAACGGACTCAAAAAGACCATGTTACCCTCTGTGTGCActgaaaatgttcttgtatgTGCTTTTATTGGCCTGCATGTTTGGGGTTCTTGTGGAAGACCGGCAGAGTTCTTTGTCTCTATTTATTattagatatatattttttaaatagaatTTTCATGGACCAATGCATATTTATTCAATTttcctatcaaaaaaataaaaaataaaaatcatcatACTTATTCTTACTAAATTGCATATTAGCTACATATGAACAGCATACTAAAGATTCATGCCCTATAATCACAGTTGAAATTGCATGAGTGGAAGAAGTCTATATTTGAGGACTTTTATATTTGGAGTCGGCTCGACTGTGTGATTTAAATCGGATGTATTGCTTCAACTGATCTGGACAAAGGGGATTCAAAGTGAGGTGGATCGGAATCGGGGACagtcaattaaaaaaaaaaaaaaaaaaggcgtatCTGATGCATGAGGTCTAGGTACGAAAGCTATGCAACCTTATCTTAAGAATGTTGAGAGATTGTTTCGACGGTTTGACCACTAAGTTGCAAT is a window from the Macadamia integrifolia cultivar HAES 741 chromosome 5, SCU_Mint_v3, whole genome shotgun sequence genome containing:
- the LOC122078268 gene encoding UV-B-induced protein At3g17800, chloroplastic-like, whose translation is MDCCVPYRRIPINGALPSAVKSEWDFKVLSRFSSSDISRNLSVSSQRRVKLGFGGRIGDWNDRRSIRKVSISAASAESSHCGYKTVVWPLEPRSSAGKFLSIVLQNQRFLFDLAVTEQLNESAFDRDGAISRKQHSEGSPESCLHRRIAELKEQECQIVVEDVMYMLIVKKFSEIQVTMVPRLSRCIRHGRVEGWSSKEKELESIHSVEVLKMVREHVATILGWRGTSSETQSRIGRTTTQLRRLKLGQIYAASVMYGYFLKSACLRHNLDQRLALTNHDPPHGHGIQVPLAEFHGHGLENLNDLSDDSTDTWATLLCQVSGKQEKLRSYVMGFDPEMLQRCAKIKSQEAVNIIEKHSWALFGDEMGALESDDQMIDITFDSIKRLVLEAVTFGSFLWDVEGYVDSLYRLKENSS